From a region of the Balaenoptera acutorostrata chromosome 14, mBalAcu1.1, whole genome shotgun sequence genome:
- the HS3ST5 gene encoding heparan sulfate glucosamine 3-O-sulfotransferase 5, with amino-acid sequence MLFKQQAWLRQKLLVLGSLAIGSLLYLVARVGSLDRLQPICPIEGRFGARGQAEFPLRALQFKRGLLHEFRKGNSSKEQVRLHDLVQQLPKAIIIGVRKGGTRALLEMLNLHPAVVKASQEIHFFDNDENYAKGIEWYRKKMPFSYPQQITIEKSPAYFITEEVPERIYKMNSSIKLLIIVREPTTRAISDYTQVLEGKERKNKTYYKFEKLAIDPNTCEVNTKYKAVRTSIYTKHLERWLKYFPIEQFHIVDGDRLIMEPLPELQLVEKFLNLPPRISQYNLYFNATRGFYCLRFNIIFNKCLAGSKGRIHPEVDPSVITKLRKFFHPFNQKFYQITGRTLNWP; translated from the exons ATGCTATTCAAACAGCAGGCATGGCTGAGACAGAAGCTCCTGGTGCTGGGAAGCCTTGCCATTGGGAGTCTCCTGTATCTAGTCGCCAGAGTTGGGAGCTTGGATAG GCTACAACCCATTTGCCCCATCGAAGGCCGATTCGGAGCCCGTGGTCAGGCTGAATTCCCCCTGCGCGCCCTGCAGTTTAAACGTGGCCTGCTGCACGAGTTTCGGAAGGGCAACTCTTCCAAGGAGCAGGTACGCCTTCATGACCTGGTCCAGCAGCTCCCCAAGGCCATTATCATCGGGGTGAGGAAAGGAGGCACCAGGGCCCTGCTTGAGATGCTGAACCTCCATCCGGCAGTGGTCAAAGCCTCTCAAGAAATCCACTTTTTTGACAATGATGAGAATTATGCCAAGGGCATTGAGTGGTATAGGAAAAAGATGCCTTTTTCCTACCCTCAGCAAATCACAATTGAAAAGAGCCCAGCATATTTTATCACGGAGGAAGTTCCGGAAAGGATTTACAAAATGAACTCATCTATCAAGTTGTTGATCATTGTCAGGGAGCCAACCACAAGAGCTATTTCTGATTACACTCAGGTGctagaggggaaggagaggaagaataaAACCTATTACAAGTTTGAGAAGCTGGCTATAGACCCTAATACCTGCGAAGTGAACACGAAATACAAGGCAGTAAGAACCAGCATCTACACCAAACATCTGGAACGGTGGTTGAAGTACTTTCCAATTGAGCAATTTCACATCGTCGATGGAGATCGCCTCATCATGGAACCCCTGCCAGAACTTCAACTCGTGGAGAAGTTCCTAAATCTTCCCCCGAGGATAAGTCAATACAATTTGTATTTCAATGCTACCAGAGGGTTTTACTGCTTGCGATTTAACATTATCTTTAATAAGTGCCTGGCGGGCAGCAAGGGGCGCATTCATCCAGAGGTGGACCCCTCTGTCATTACCAAATTGCGCAAATTCTTTCACCCTTTCAATCAAAAATTTTACCAGATCACTGGGAGGACATTGAACTGGCCCTAA